A window of Cryptococcus tetragattii IND107 chromosome 5, whole genome shotgun sequence genomic DNA:
ATCACCCACACCGGTGTCTGTCACACAGACTTGCACGCCAAGCAGGGTGACTGGCCTGTTCCTCCAATGAACCCTTTAATCGGTGGTCACGAAGGTTAGCTCCTCTTGCCGATCAATTCTTTGGAGGGCAAGCCACTGACTCGTAATGTCAGGTGTCGGTCACATTGTTGCCATCGGTGCCAACACTGTCAACTCCCCTGTCAAGCTCGGTGACCGAGTCGGTATCAAGTGGCTTGCCAATTCTTGTCTCACTTGTGAGGCTTGCCGACGAGGCTTCGAGATGAGTAAGTAGCTTCCATGTATACGGGCTTACTCAAAGAAGCTGACCTTTCATCCAGACTGTGACCACGCGGAGCTCTCTGGTTACACCGTCAATGGTACCTTCGCCGAATACGTAGTCTCTTTCGTCAACCACGTTACCcccatccctccttcccttgaCTCTGCTGGTGCTGCCTCTATTCTTTGTGCTGGTGTCACCTCCTACAAGGCTCTCAAGGTTTCCAACACAAAGGTCGGTGATTGGGTTGCCCTCCCcggtgctggtggtggtctTGGTCACCTTGCTGTCCAGTATGCCAAGGCTATGGGTCTCAAGGTCGTCGCCATCGATACTGGAGCtgccaaggagaagctcgTCAAGTCTCTGGGTGCCGATGCTTGGGTGGACTTCAAGACCACCAAAGACCTCGTTGCCGACGTCAAGGCTGCCACCGGGGGTCAAGGTCCAGCCGCTGCTATTGTGACTGCTTCCCATAAGGCTGGTTATGCTCAGGCTATCGACTACCTCAAGCCCTCTGGTACTTTGGTCGCTGTCGGTCTCCCCAACGCCGAGATGGGTGCCAACGTCTTTTGGACTGTCTTTAAGAGCATCCGAATCCAAGGCTCCTACGTTGGTAATCGACAGGACGCCATCGAATCCCTCCAGCTTGtcgaggatggaaaggtcAAGGTCATTTTTGAGCAGAAGCCTCTTGCTGACCTTAAGGCGTAAGTTCGATTATTATCTACGATTTTTAAGGTCGCCTGCTGATTGGCTCTACAGCGTCTACGAGGGTCtcgaagaaggcaagatTGCCGGACGAGTCGTCCTCCAGGTCGCCAAGGAGTAAAATGTTCTTTTTATTTTCGTTTTGGGTTGTAATGGGGTCGCCATGGGGCATGAGTGTAAAAGATAGTCAGAAGTGAAAAGCAATAGCAAAAATTTGTACAGATTAGGGGATGCATGGTATACCGGTTTAATTATTGCAGCGGTCAAAATCTCGCTCATTTCCAAATTCACTGATGCTGAAGAATTAATTACATGTCCATGTCTCGCAGATTCCCTCATTTACATCTAATCCTCGTCTGATGACAATTCGATCGGcactgctgctgccttgCCTGCACCAGATCTTGAAAATCTATGCCGCTTAAGTCAGTGGCTTCTTTCGCAAATTTCAAAAAGCAAAACGCTCACGTTAGTTGTGATTGCGTTATTCCTCTCCCTGTTGAGGACTGACCAGCTGTGGGACCTCTTCTAGCCGGTGTCTTTGTCGTCGACTTAGCTGGCATTCTCGCAGGTGCTTTCTTCGGTGCTTTCTTGGTTGAAGCCGCTGCTGCACGTCCTCGACCTTTTTTAGGGACcggttcttcttcttcttcctcttcctcatcttcctcatcgtccttctcttcttcttctgaggCGTCATCAAACTAAGACGGTTATCGTTCAGCGATGCTACGCTGATAATGCACTATAGTAGGTCTCACCAAAGGCtgcttgctcttgcccttcGCTGACTTAACTGGCTGCTTCGCCGTTGCACGTCTCCCCGGAGCTCGCTGTTGAGTCGGCATCTCGTCCAGATCCATATCATCGCTTGCCACTGCATCAATTTACAGTAAGCATAATAGAACCTCAATCATGGCAGGTCGCTTACTCATACTATCCACATCTGAATCCCGCTGCTTATTCTTCCCTTTGATATCCTTTTATTATGATATCAGCATAATCACCAAGTGACAGTCATTGTACATACTTGAGCAGGTATCGGGTTGCTGTCAGCATACCTGTTGTACTCCCTAGAAGCCATTACTATTAGCTGGTTGATTCCTTGAGAACTCAAATTTTTAGAGGGTCAAGACTCacttctcctttgcctcGGCCATCTGCCCATCGAATATTACCCAATCAGCAAAGCAAACGGTACAATGAAAATGGGAGACACTCACCGCAAGATCGACGTCATCCTCTTtaacctccttctccttcatctttctccccACCATTCTAAGAGTGTCGGCCACAAAACTAATGTCCGTTTGTCAGAACAGGTGTAATACATAGGAAAAAAACACCCACTCTTTGATAGCATCCTTATCATCCTTATCCACAAAGCGCATgacagcttcttccatcccgTTCTCCACCAGCACATCCAAGCTCTGGGCCTGGAGATATTGCTTGACAAGTGTTGCCATACGGAGTTTGGAGAGTCGTTCATCGGCAGTCAAAGACTCGggatcttcctcccactcaTCGTTGTCGATATCCGGCATGTCAGGATTGTTCTTGAGCTCTGCATTGCATCAACAAGGTATCTCTAAAACCGAAGATACTGAGTACTCACTTCGCTCACTCTTTTTCTTACGGTAGTACTGCAAGATATCTCGAGGATTGGCAACGCGGTTGACGTATTCTTGACCGAATCTGACCGGATTAACCATTTCTTTGGCATCTGTTGTTTCGACCTGCAGTTTAGGAGCATGAGAGTGGGCACGAATAATAATCATCACTGTGATACCACTGCGATACTCACCTTCAGTCTGATGAGGGGAAGCATCATGTTTTTGGTGCTACCGTtgttcctctccttccagttTTTCTTAGCCTGCAGAATCAAAGCTTCAACCTACGAAGTGGCAATCAGCAAAAAGATTACGCGAATGCCAAACATCTTATATTACTCACTTGTTCCCGAAGGAAAGATGTGATACTATCTCTATCATTCAAATCTACAGCTCCTTGCTCCGCAGCATACGATAACACAACCTCGTCCAACTCGAACGGCCTTACCGTTTTGAGAGGTAATTCCTCAAGTTGAAAATGAGATCCTTGAATGGATAAAAGCCCAACATGCCTAGGTAGAGCATCAGCATTCGCCATCGGTTCAGAAAAATAAACGACATTTGCATACTTGGGTAATGCTTCTCCTGGCGCTAAACTGGTGGCCACCGAACTTCCAGGTTGCGTTATGAAATAGCTTTTGTCGGCGACGCTCTCAGGAGTGATCCTACAATCGTGCTCATGGCCCCATATGACAAGT
This region includes:
- a CDS encoding DNA repair protein (mre11) produces the protein MSVPNRVPDSQPSSETGDEPPLSIVEPDLENCFRILIATDNHIGYAEKDPVRGQDSINTFREILELAKDHEVDFILLAGDLFHENRPSRTCMHQTIALLREFTLGDKPIEFELLSDPMDGSTPGFSFPAVNYEDPNINIAIPVFSIHGNHDDPQGTGPEGALCALDVLSVSGVLNYFGKSDLVADESAADNSEKGIQIRPVLLRKGTTHVALYGCGNIRDQRMYQELRANKVKMFMPTGGDVPDSEWFNILLVHQNRVRHGPQNYVPENMFDDSMRLVIWGHEHDCRITPESVADKSYFITQPGSSVATSLAPGEALPKHVGLLSIQGSHFQLEELPLKTVRPFELDEVVLSYAAEQGAVDLNDRDSITSFLREQVEALILQAKKNWKERNNGSTKNMMLPLIRLKVETTDAKEMVNPVRFGQEYVNRVANPRDILQYYRKKKSERKLKNNPDMPDIDNDEWEEDPESLTADERLSKLRMATLVKQYLQAQSLDVLVENGMEEAVMRFVDKDDKDAIKDFVADTLRMVGRKMKEKEVKEDDVDLAMAEAKEKEYNRYADSNPIPAQDIKGKNKQRDSDVDSMMASDDMDLDEMPTQQRAPGRRATAKQPVKSAKGKSKQPLFDDASEEEEKDDEEDEEEEEEEEPVPKKGRGRAAAASTKKAPKKAPARMPAKSTTKTPARRGPTAGQSSTGRGITQSQLTFSRSGAGKAAAVPIELSSDED